GTGATAGCCAGTTGTCGAGTCTCAAGCGCACGGTGGATGAGCAGAAAAATACGATAGATCGGCAGAAAGACGAAATCGCCGGCCTCAAGCGCGGCCTGGATGATTTGAAGCGCAGTGTGGAGACGTTGAGCAGCAAGGTGAAGTAAAGGAGAGGGCTTGCTCGGGAAAGCTGTGCTTCAGTAACTGGCTCAGTGCCTGACGTACTGCATTCGCGAGCAAGCCCGCTCCCACAAGATTTGTGTTATGCGCTGTGCCCGCGTTCAGTCAATCAGTGCCAGCAGGTCGGTAGTACCTACGTCCACGCCAGCCTGGGTCAGCAGTGTTGTCACCTGGCCCCGGTGGTGGGTCTGGTGGTTGAAAAAGTGCACCAGCAGGCCGAAGAAGGGCTTCTCACCTGCCACGCCGCGCATGTTGTGGTAGCGCAGGCGCTGGTCCAGATCAGACTCCTGCAGCGTGTTGGCCCAATCAATGATCAATTGATCCAGCCAGGCGCGATGGGCTGACAGTTCACTCAAGTTGGCAAAGGCCAATTGCTTGAGATCCACCGGTGTAGGGATGTCACTCAACGGTGCCAACGCGCGAAAGCCCGCCGGATGTTCGGCAAAGCGCTTGAGCCAGACTGTGTCGCCCAGCGTCAGGTGGTTCAAGGTGCCGAGGATCGAGCCGAAAAACGCCTGGCGATCCACTGTCAACTCCGCGTCGGTCAAGGTGCCGGCGGCGGCGTAGACCTTACGGTTCATCCATTGATTGTAGTGGGCCATCAACCCAATATGCTCGATACGGTTCACCGCGGTTCTCCCTTGACGGCATGGTGGCGACATCATAAAGCTTGCCCGCCCGGCGGTCATGGTGTTCCATCGCAGGCGAACTATGTTTGATAAACGCCATTATTGCGCCCCGGGAGGGCGACACCATGAATACCAGCGATCTACTGGAACAACTGTGGCGAGCAGGGCAGCAAAGCGGCGGCGCTTCGGGCGGCGGCCTGGGCGGATTGCTTGGAGGTTTGTTGAAAAACGCCGGTACCGGCAATGCATCAGCCGGTGGCGGCTTGGGTGGTTTACTGGGTGGCCTGGGTGGCCTGGGTGGCTTGTTGGGCGGCGCTCCGGCAGGCGGCACGACCCAGACGCGTAGCAGCGGCGGAATGAATTACGCGGCGCTGGCATCTCTCGGCATGGCCGCATTCCAGGCGTATCAAGCGTGGCAACGTCAGCAGGCGACTGCGCCGCAGCAAGCCATCCAGACCGTTGACCAGCTTGAAGGGCCTGAAGCCGAAGCCCATAGCCACGGCGTACTGCGTGCAATGATCGCAGCAGCCAAGGCGGACGGCAGGATCGATGAGCAAGAGAAAAAGATGATCTCTACCGAGATCGGCCGTCATACCGACGATCCACAACTGCAGCAGTGGCTCGACGCCGAAGTCGCCAAGCCACTGGATGCCGCAGATTTCGCTGAATATGCCAAGGACCCAGCAATCGCTTCGGAGATTTACCTGGCCAGCGTCCTGCTGGTCAATGATCAGCAGGACGCCGAGCGCAACTACCTGGACGATCTGGCCGGGCAGCTGCAAATCGACCCGCAGTTGCAGGTCCACCTGGAGCAACAGGCCAAGGCCTAGAACCTGAAAGTCGCCCCAGTGGTCAGCCACTGGGCACGGTCCCCAGTCAAACTGCGCCCGACCACCAGGTCCACGTCGACAAACTTGCCGACGTGGAATCTCGGCCCCGCCTGCCATGCTTGTTCACCGCCTTCCTGGCCATAGCGTTCGCCAATCAACGTCAACACCTGCGCAAGCTGGTATTCGAAACCCATACCCCAGGTCAGGCGGTGCTGTTGCGCGCCGTCGTTATAGGCATGGTTCCAGCCGGCATTCAGGTTCAGGCGCAGTGCATCCATGGCCTGCCACGTTAACGGCAGGTTGAAGTCAGCGCCGTCGAATGCGTGCTGGCGATCGAGGGCAATGTGTGCCCCGGCGGCGACTGCCAACTCCAGCCCCAGGTCTTCTCGTGACAACAGCTGCGCCTTCACCTGTGGGCTGACTTGCGTTTCGCCCTTTCCCGCGTCAGTGGCCCGCGATAACGCCGCGCCCCACTGCACCCATGGCATACCGCTGAGCGTGCAGGCCGGGGACAAGGTTTCGTTGTGCGTACTGCCTGCGTGCCGATTGGCGGTGTGCCAGGCGTCGATGTTGCATTCGCCTGGCGCATTGATCGCGCCATCATCTACCACGTAGGCGCCGCCGGCAGCATTCGCCTTGGAAACCAGGGCGAGGATTAACAGCGTGCCCAGCGTCACGCCGATAAAGATCAGGTTGCGCTGCAAGGCGCGGCGCTTGGCCGGTGGCAAGAGCAGCAGGGTGGGACGCGCCCTGCGCAAATGGCGCGCGCGATATTTGGCAAACCCGTCCGTGTGCTTCGGGTTGTGTGGGTTGTGCATGATGCACCTCGCTTGAATTCAGCTTTCTACGGTCAGCACCGAAATGCCGCTGGCTTTGGCCTGGCAGACCAGCTCCGAGGTATCGTCACCGCCGGGCAGGGCGATGATCAGGTCGGGGCGGCTGTCGGCCAGCATGAAGTGGTTGCGCTGGCGTTCCGCCTGCTTGCCGTGGCGCTGCCAATTGGGTGGGTAGCGCACCACGTCGATACCGATTTCCCGCGCCCATTCCTCGATCTCGCTGCCGAGGAACTGGTTGCCGCCGTGGATCAACACCTGCACTGGGTGCAGGCGGTGGTAAGCGTCCAGCACGTGGCGGGACTTTTTGGTGTCGGCGTAATGACGACCTGCACAGATCAAGACGCGCATAGGGAGCATCCTTGTATTGCACGGCGGCGGCCGGGCGACCACCACCGTTTGAATGGCGGGGGATCAGTACCACTGCTTGAAGCGGCGGATGTAGATCGTTTTCATCAGTTGAGCGACGCAGCAGTAAGCCAGCAGGGTGCCTACCAACCATGGGAAGTACGCCATCGGCAGCGGTTGCAGACCCACCAGGGTGCCCAGCGGCGAGAACGGCACGTAGATGCCCAGGGCGATCACGATGCAGGTCATCATCAACACCGGCCAGGCGGCCGTGCTCTGGAAGAACGGAATCTTGCGGGTGCGCAGCATATGCACCACCAGGGTTTGCGAGAGCAGCCCTTCGATAAACCAACCTGATTGGAACAGCGTCTGCATTTCCACATTGTTGGCCGAGAACACGTACCACATCAGGGCAAAGGTGGTGATGTCGAAGATTGATGAGGTCGGCCCGATCCAGATCATGAAGCGGCCGATGTTTTTCGCATCCCACTTGCGCGGTTTGGCGAGGTATTCCTTGTCCATCTTGTCCCACGGCAGAGCCAGTTGGGAGATGTCGTACATCAGGTTCTGCAGCAACAGGTGGATCGCCAGCATCGGCATGAACGGAATGAACGCACTGGCTACCAGCACCGAGAACACGTTGCCGAAGTTGGAGCTGGCGGTCATGTTCAGGTACTTCATGATATTGCCGAAGGTTTCGCGGCCCTTGAGCACGCCTTCTTCCAGCACCATCAAGCTCTTTTCCAGCAGGATGATGTCGGCCGACTCCTTGGCGATATCCGTGCCGCTGTCCACCGAAATACCCACGTCGGCATCCCGTAGCGCCGGTGCATCGTTGATGCCGTCGCCGAGAAAGCCCACCGTATGGCCGTTGGCTTGCAGCGCCTTGAGCACACGGGATTTTTGCAGTGGCGTCAGCTTGGCGAACACCGTGCGTTCTTCCACGCGGCGCAGCAGGGTGGCGTCGTCCATGGCTTCGATTTCCACGCCCAGCAGCGGCTGGCCGGGTTCGAGGCCAACCTGGCGGCAGATCTTGCTGGTGACCACCGCGTTGTCGCCGGTCAACACTTTGACCGCCACGCCAATCTGTTGCAGCGCGGCAATTGCCGGGCCCGCGGTTTCCTTCGGCGGGTCGAGGAAGGTCAGGAAGCCCTGGATCACCAGGTTGCGTTCATCGGCAGTGGTGTATTGCTGACGCGCCAATGCCTTGGGGATATGGCGGGTTGCGACCACCAGTACCCGGAAACCGTCTTCGTTGTAGTCGTTGGCAATCGCCAGCAGTGCCTCGCGACGGCGATCGTCCAGAGGCACGGCGGCGCCGTCTTCCAGGGTGTGGGTCGAGATGCTCAGCATCTCTTCCACGGCCCCTTTGCACACCAGCAACTGGTCATCGGCGGCATCCTTGACCACGATCGACAGGCGACGGCGTACAAAGTCGAAGGGCAATTCATCGACCTTGCTGTAGGCAAATGGCATCTGGAACTTGGGGTTTTGCGCCGAGAACTGCACCACGGCCTGGTCCATCAGGTTCTTCATGCCGCTCTGGTGAAAGCTGTTGAGCCAGGCCAGGGACAGCACCGCGTCGTCGCGCTGGCCGAAGGCGTTGACGTGATGCTCAAGGATGATCTTGTCCTGGGTCAGGGTGCCGGTCTTGTCGGTGCACAGCACATCCATTGAACCGAAGTTCTGGATCGCGTTGAGGCGCTTGACCACCACTTTGCGCTTGGCCATGGCTGTAGCGCCTTTGGCCAGGTTGGCACTGACGATCATCGGCAGCATTTCCGGGGTCAGGCCGACGGCCACCGCCAGGGCAAACAGGAAGGCATCGCCCCAGTCCCCCTTGGAGAAGCCATTGAGGAAGAACACGATCGGCACCATCACCAACATGAAGCGGATCAGCAGCCAACTGACACTGTTCACGCCACGGTCGAAGGCGGTTTGCACCCGCGAGCCGACAATCGCCTTGGCCAGGGAGCCGAAGTAAGTGCGCGGTCCGGTAGCCACCACCACCGCCTTGGCGCGGCCGCTCACCACGTTGGTGCCCATGAAGCAGATGTTCGGCAGGTCCAGTAGATTGCCTTGGTCGGCGGCGAGGTTGGAGGCGGATTTTTGCGTGACATCGCCCAGGGTGTCGTACTTCTCCACCGGCAAGGCTTCACCGGTCAGCACGGCCTGGCTGATAAACAGGTCGCGGGACTCGATCAGGCGGATGTCGGCGGGGATCATGTCGCCTGCCGACAACTGCACGATATCGCCGGCCACCAGATCGCGCATCGGCACTTCGCGCAAGGTGGGCTGGGCGCCGACCTGTTCGCGACGTAGCACGGTGGCGGTAGTGCGTACCATCGCCTTCAGGGCCTCGGCGGATTTGGCCGAACGGTGTTCCTGCCAGAAGCGCAGCAGGCTGCTGAGCAACACCATGGTCATGATGATGATGACTTTGGTCAGATCGACTTCTTCACCTGCCTGCAGTGGCAACCAATAGTCGGTGACAAAGCTGATGCCGGCCAGGGTCAACAGCACGTAGATGAACGGGTTGTTCAGTGCCTGCAGGAACTGGACGATGGCGTGTGGCGGCTTGTCATGGGCGACTTCGTTATAGCCTTCCCGTTGCAGGCGGGCCGAGGCGTCCAGTTCGGTCAGACCGTCCTGGGTGGCTCGTACATTGGCGAGGGTGGCCGCCAGCCCATTCTGGGCTTCACGGGCGGCGCGCATCGACAGCTTGGTGTCGGCAGCGGTGCCATTTTTCTTGTGCAGAGGCGTGTTTTTTACGGCGCTCATTGTCTGTACTCCTGTCGCCAATTCTCGACAAAACATACCCGGTACTTACCTGCATACAGGCGAGCGAAAGCATGCCGAGCCGCGGACTTCGCGATCGGTTTAAATAAAGTGTTCAGGTAACTTCTACAATGCCCGCTAACAGCGCATTAATTAACTTGCGCGCAGCGGGCTCCTACTGGACTTGTTCATAAAGAACTCCAGGGCATCAATAAGAAAGTTGTTGTTTCCAGCCAGGTCAGGCGGCGCGAGCGCTCACGTAAAGACCGAGCATCAAGCTGGCTTGCGCCAGGCGGGAAACCTTGGGTCTCTGTGGGTCTTGAGGGTCGGCGTGATCCCAGTGCTGCACCAGTTGGCCGCTGTCAGGGCAGATACGCCAGTGCGCCAGCGGCGGTACCGGGCGTACTTGGGAGGAGGGTGCAGCAAAGGCCGGGCGGGTTGGCATGAAGCCCACGGGCTCGCGGCACAGCTTGGCGCGCAAGGCTGCGGCCAGTGTAGGTACATCGGGTAAAGCAATGAGTTGGAAGGTCATAACACACCTCGGGACCGGACACGCGACCGGTGAGGCAGTTACGGTGGAGCATCAAGCTCTAGCGCAGCTTACCGGACCTGGAAGGCGAGTCCTGTCATATTCTGGGTTTGGCGCCCGATGCCCGCAGAGGCGGTGCTCGGACAGCGACTAGATACTGTGTCCATTGGCTTCTTTTGTGAGGTTTAAAAAAGGCCCCAGTTGCGGGCACGGGCAATCTACTCAGAGCGTTACAGAATGTCAACGCATGATTAACTAAATTAGTCCGCGTTCAGAGTTTGTTCAGACAAGAGGCATGTTCAAGTTACTGGCCAGATAACTTTATATACCTTGCGCGGCGAGTATCGCCAGATAGATCAATACTAAACCGCACGCTGCATAACTCACGCGTTGCCAGGTCGGTGATGCGTTCTTGCGCAGCAGATTCACCAACGCGGCGGTGAGAAAACACGAGAGCACCGACGCCAGCATGAATCCGGCAAAAAACGTCAGGGTCTGCCCCTGGCTGGGGGTTGCGCCGACGATGCCCGACAGGGCGCTGCCCAGGGCGCCCCAGTAGACAATATTCTTCGGGTTGGCCAGAGAGATCGCCGCGCCTACGGCCAACGCATTTTTGCCTGAGCTGGCAGGGACGTTGTCGGTTGCGGGTAACTGCCAGGCATCAATCAGGCTGCGGATGCCCAGCCAGGCCAGGTACAGCGCACAGACGATCGTCAGTGGCACTCGCACCGCATCATGCTGAATCAGCAGTGCGATACCGGTGAGGCCGATCACCGCCCAGACGGCATCGCCTACGAGGGAACCAAACTGCACCATCAGGGCCGGTGTGAAACCATGGAGCAAGCCGCGACGCAAAGTCTCTGCCAGCACCGCGCCAGGAGACAGGCAAAACACAAAACCGAATACCAGCGCATAGACAAAGATCGACAGCATGCCCGTGTCCTTTCGAGAAAGTGCGAAAGCATACGTCAGCGCAGGGTTAAGAAACCATGCAGATTTGAATGGTCCACGATCCAAATGTGGGAGGGGGCTTGCCCCCGATAGCAGTGTGTCAGTCAGCTCATCTGTAGCTGACCCTCCGCTATCGGGAGCAAGCCCCCTCCCACATTGAGGCTATACGCTCAAGTTCAGCCTTCAATTCATCCGGCGATAAATGTGCAAAGGGCAGCGCAAAAAACGCTTCGCAGCGTGCGGCGATAATGTCGAGGGTGGCCTTGAATGCAGTGTCTACTTGCGCCTCATCACCCTGCACCTCGGAAGGGTCTGCCAAGCCCCAATGCGCCTTCAGCGCCGGGCCGAAATACACCGGGCACGCTTCACCGGCTGCTTTATCGCACACCGTGATGACCACATCCGGCGGGCTGACTTCAAAGGCGTCATTGCCCTTGCTGTACAAACCTTCGGTGCTGATGCCGGCTGCCTGCAGCGTGCTCAGGCTGCGGGGCAAAACCTGGCCCTTGGGGAAACTACCGGAGCTGATCGCTTCGAAGCCCTCAGGCGCCATGTGATTGAACATCGCTTCGGACAAGATGCTACGGCAACTGTTGGCGGTACACATGAACAGCACTTTCATTGCAGGCTCCTTTAAACGCTCAGGCGCAAGGCGAGGGCAGCGAGGGTGATCAACAGCACCGGCAAAGTCAGCACGATCCCGACCTTGAAGTAGTAACCCCAAGTGATAGTGATGCCTTTGCGTGCCAGGATATGCAGCCACAGCAAGGTGGCCAAACTGCCTATGGGGGTGATTTTTGGGCCCAGGTCGCTGCCGATCACATTGGCGTAGATCATTGCGTCCTTGACCACGCCCACAGCATGGCTGGACTCGATGGAGAGTGCGCCGATCAGCACCGTCGGCAGGTTATTCATCGCCGATGAGAGCAGTGCCGTCAGCACCCCGGTGCCCATAGCCGCGCCCCACACACCATAGGTGGCGAAAGTGTCGAGCCAGGTCGCCAGGTAGTCGGTCAGGCCGGCGTTACGCAGCCCATACACCACCAGGTACATGCCCAGGGAAAAGATCACGATCTGCCAGGGCGCTTCCTTGAGGACTTTACGTGTGGAAATCTTGTGGCCCTTGGCGGCAATCACCAGCAGCAGTACGGCGCAGACGGCGGAAATCGCACTGATGGGAATGCCCAGCGGTTCCAGGGCGAAACAGCCGATGAGCAGAATACCCAGTACCCACCAACCGGCGCGGAACGTCGCGGGGTCATGGATGGCACTGGCGGGCTCTTCCAGGTCGGCCGGGTCGTAGGTCTGGGGAATGTCCCGGCGAAAAAACCACAACAGCACTGCCAGGGTTGCGGCCACACTGACCAGGTTCACCGGCACCATCACGGCGGCATATTCGTTGAAGCCGATCTTGAAGTAGTCCGCCGAGACGATGTTTACCAGGTTCGACACCACCAATGGCAGGCTCGCCGTATCGGCGATAAACCCGGCGCCCATGACGAATGCCAGGGTCGCCGCCGGTGAAAAACGCAGGGCCAGCAGCATCGACATCACGATGGGCGTGAGAATCAACGCCGCACCGTCATTGGCGAACAGCGCCGACACCAGCGCACCGAGCAGCACCATATAGGCAAACAACCGCCGTCCGCGGCCACGGCCCCAACGCGCCACATGCAGGGCGGTCCAGGCAAAGAAGCCGGCTTCGTCCAGCAACAGGCTGATGATGATCAGCGCGACGAAGGTACCGGTGGCATTCCAGATGATGTGCCACACCACCGGGATGTCCGCCAGGCTGATCACCCCGCAACCCAGGGCCAGCATTGCGCCCAGGCTGGCACTCCAACCCACGCCAAGGCCCTTGGGCTGCCAGATGACCAGTACGATGGTGACGAGGAAAATCGCAATTGCGACAAGCATGAATAAACGCTCCGATGGCTTAGCAGCAGGTGCTGGCCCGTTGTGGTCTGTCGCCCATTGCATCCAGACGCAGCGCGTCGTTCTGCAACCATGGCTGGTTGGCTTGCAGGGTGGTGTCCAGCACCTGTGTGACCCAGGCGGGCAGTGCCGGGTTGATGCGGTAGTAGATCCATTGCCCTTGACGGCGGTCCAG
This genomic stretch from Pseudomonas synxantha BG33R harbors:
- a CDS encoding DUF2493 domain-containing protein, whose amino-acid sequence is MRVLICAGRHYADTKKSRHVLDAYHRLHPVQVLIHGGNQFLGSEIEEWAREIGIDVVRYPPNWQRHGKQAERQRNHFMLADSRPDLIIALPGGDDTSELVCQAKASGISVLTVES
- a CDS encoding arsenic transporter, coding for MLVAIAIFLVTIVLVIWQPKGLGVGWSASLGAMLALGCGVISLADIPVVWHIIWNATGTFVALIIISLLLDEAGFFAWTALHVARWGRGRGRRLFAYMVLLGALVSALFANDGAALILTPIVMSMLLALRFSPAATLAFVMGAGFIADTASLPLVVSNLVNIVSADYFKIGFNEYAAVMVPVNLVSVAATLAVLLWFFRRDIPQTYDPADLEEPASAIHDPATFRAGWWVLGILLIGCFALEPLGIPISAISAVCAVLLLVIAAKGHKISTRKVLKEAPWQIVIFSLGMYLVVYGLRNAGLTDYLATWLDTFATYGVWGAAMGTGVLTALLSSAMNNLPTVLIGALSIESSHAVGVVKDAMIYANVIGSDLGPKITPIGSLATLLWLHILARKGITITWGYYFKVGIVLTLPVLLITLAALALRLSV
- the mgtA gene encoding magnesium-translocating P-type ATPase: MSAVKNTPLHKKNGTAADTKLSMRAAREAQNGLAATLANVRATQDGLTELDASARLQREGYNEVAHDKPPHAIVQFLQALNNPFIYVLLTLAGISFVTDYWLPLQAGEEVDLTKVIIIMTMVLLSSLLRFWQEHRSAKSAEALKAMVRTTATVLRREQVGAQPTLREVPMRDLVAGDIVQLSAGDMIPADIRLIESRDLFISQAVLTGEALPVEKYDTLGDVTQKSASNLAADQGNLLDLPNICFMGTNVVSGRAKAVVVATGPRTYFGSLAKAIVGSRVQTAFDRGVNSVSWLLIRFMLVMVPIVFFLNGFSKGDWGDAFLFALAVAVGLTPEMLPMIVSANLAKGATAMAKRKVVVKRLNAIQNFGSMDVLCTDKTGTLTQDKIILEHHVNAFGQRDDAVLSLAWLNSFHQSGMKNLMDQAVVQFSAQNPKFQMPFAYSKVDELPFDFVRRRLSIVVKDAADDQLLVCKGAVEEMLSISTHTLEDGAAVPLDDRRREALLAIANDYNEDGFRVLVVATRHIPKALARQQYTTADERNLVIQGFLTFLDPPKETAGPAIAALQQIGVAVKVLTGDNAVVTSKICRQVGLEPGQPLLGVEIEAMDDATLLRRVEERTVFAKLTPLQKSRVLKALQANGHTVGFLGDGINDAPALRDADVGISVDSGTDIAKESADIILLEKSLMVLEEGVLKGRETFGNIMKYLNMTASSNFGNVFSVLVASAFIPFMPMLAIHLLLQNLMYDISQLALPWDKMDKEYLAKPRKWDAKNIGRFMIWIGPTSSIFDITTFALMWYVFSANNVEMQTLFQSGWFIEGLLSQTLVVHMLRTRKIPFFQSTAAWPVLMMTCIVIALGIYVPFSPLGTLVGLQPLPMAYFPWLVGTLLAYCCVAQLMKTIYIRRFKQWY
- a CDS encoding LysE family transporter, producing MLSIFVYALVFGFVFCLSPGAVLAETLRRGLLHGFTPALMVQFGSLVGDAVWAVIGLTGIALLIQHDAVRVPLTIVCALYLAWLGIRSLIDAWQLPATDNVPASSGKNALAVGAAISLANPKNIVYWGALGSALSGIVGATPSQGQTLTFFAGFMLASVLSCFLTAALVNLLRKNASPTWQRVSYAACGLVLIYLAILAAQGI
- a CDS encoding tellurite resistance TerB family protein, which encodes MNTSDLLEQLWRAGQQSGGASGGGLGGLLGGLLKNAGTGNASAGGGLGGLLGGLGGLGGLLGGAPAGGTTQTRSSGGMNYAALASLGMAAFQAYQAWQRQQATAPQQAIQTVDQLEGPEAEAHSHGVLRAMIAAAKADGRIDEQEKKMISTEIGRHTDDPQLQQWLDAEVAKPLDAADFAEYAKDPAIASEIYLASVLLVNDQQDAERNYLDDLAGQLQIDPQLQVHLEQQAKA
- a CDS encoding arsenate reductase ArsC, producing the protein MKVLFMCTANSCRSILSEAMFNHMAPEGFEAISSGSFPKGQVLPRSLSTLQAAGISTEGLYSKGNDAFEVSPPDVVITVCDKAAGEACPVYFGPALKAHWGLADPSEVQGDEAQVDTAFKATLDIIAARCEAFFALPFAHLSPDELKAELERIASMWEGACSR
- a CDS encoding DinB family protein → MNRIEHIGLMAHYNQWMNRKVYAAAGTLTDAELTVDRQAFFGSILGTLNHLTLGDTVWLKRFAEHPAGFRALAPLSDIPTPVDLKQLAFANLSELSAHRAWLDQLIIDWANTLQESDLDQRLRYHNMRGVAGEKPFFGLLVHFFNHQTHHRGQVTTLLTQAGVDVGTTDLLALID